A genomic segment from Glycine soja cultivar W05 chromosome 18, ASM419377v2, whole genome shotgun sequence encodes:
- the LOC114396958 gene encoding uncharacterized protein LOC114396958: MLRKSILVFFDDILIYSSDWRSHILHLTAVLDVLKREQLVENWKKCYFDQTTVEYLGHINSKDGVAMDPNKVKSGIERPVPKNVKGVRSFLGLTGYYRKFIKDYGKIAHPLTDLTKKDEFKWGDSEQTASEFLSRNVIFVNIKSI; this comes from the coding sequence ATGTTGAGAAAGTCGATATTAGTTTTCTTTGACGACATATTGATATATAGCTCCGATTGGAGGTCTCACATTCTGCACTTAACTGCTGTTTTGGATGTTTTGAAGAGAGAGCAGCTGGTGGAAAACTGGAAAAAATGTTACTTCGATCAAACAACCGTAGAATACTTGGGTCATATCAATTCCAAAGATGGTGTGGCCATGGATCCCAACAAAGTTAAAAGTGGGATTGAGAGGCCGGTTCCAAAAAATGTGAAGGGGGTGCGCAGCTTCTTAGGACTAACCGGCTACTACCGCAAATTCATCAAGGACTATGGGAAAATAGCTCACCCTCTAACTGACTTGACTAAGAAAGATGAGTTTAAATGGGGAGACTCAGAACAAACAGCTTCTGAATTTCTATCAAGGAATGTGAtatttgtcaacatcaaaagtATTTAG